The Betaproteobacteria bacterium genome has a segment encoding these proteins:
- a CDS encoding energy transducer TonB, with the protein MPARYSVAGDSVLPAPNFSRFSVALAISVVFHSFLLLVSFKFPDLNLLKDMPTSLQVVLVNAKSATKPVQADALAQANLDGGGNTELDRHAKSNMPVIRNMPADAELELASQRVKELEEQAKLMLAQIQITDNLVDSTIDLVERPVEQEAPNLPKAPNDKMAVARLEAQIAKEWDAYQKLPKRKFVGARTQMVAYAEYVDEWRQRIERVGTENFPEEARAQNLFGSVLVTVAIRADGTVEKVEIDRSSGSRVLDRAAKRVVQMASPFKPFPGKIRRETDILHITRNWIFTRSDLLVTD; encoded by the coding sequence ATGCCCGCTCGTTATTCGGTAGCGGGGGATTCGGTGTTGCCCGCGCCGAATTTTTCGCGTTTTTCCGTGGCGCTCGCCATCTCCGTGGTGTTTCATTCCTTTTTGTTGCTTGTCAGCTTCAAGTTCCCCGACCTAAACCTCCTTAAAGACATGCCCACGAGCTTGCAGGTGGTGCTGGTAAACGCCAAATCGGCCACCAAGCCCGTGCAGGCAGATGCCCTGGCGCAGGCGAATTTGGATGGCGGGGGCAACACCGAACTCGACCGCCACGCCAAGAGCAACATGCCGGTGATCCGCAACATGCCGGCGGACGCGGAGCTGGAACTCGCTTCCCAGCGGGTGAAGGAACTGGAAGAACAAGCCAAGCTCATGCTCGCGCAGATCCAGATCACGGACAACCTCGTGGACTCCACCATCGACCTCGTGGAGAGGCCCGTGGAGCAGGAGGCTCCCAACCTCCCCAAGGCGCCTAACGACAAGATGGCGGTGGCCCGGCTCGAAGCGCAGATCGCAAAAGAATGGGACGCCTATCAAAAGCTGCCCAAGCGAAAATTCGTGGGCGCACGCACGCAAATGGTGGCCTATGCGGAGTACGTGGACGAATGGCGCCAGCGTATCGAGCGCGTGGGCACGGAGAATTTTCCGGAAGAGGCGCGCGCGCAAAATCTGTTCGGTTCGGTGCTGGTAACCGTGGCCATCCGCGCCGACGGCACGGTGGAGAAAGTGGAGATCGACCGCTCCTCCGGTTCTCGAGTGTTGGACCGGGCGGCCAAGCGCGTGGTGCAAATGGCGAGCCCCTTCAAGCCCTTTCCCGGCAAGATCCGGCGCGAGACGGATATTCTGCACATCACCCGCAACTGGATCTTCACCCGCAGCGATCTGCTGGTCACCGACTGA
- a CDS encoding shikimate dehydrogenase: MTDRYAVVGNPVAHSKSPMIHHAFAKQTGQDIAYERLLSPLDEFLRTVEGFRAIGGKGVNVTVPFKLEAYRLATIHSACAQLAQACNCLRFDSDAIFGDNTDGNGIVTDIQHNLSVPLRGQRILIMGAGGAVQGILGPVLDCAPAQVIVANRTEEKARRLVDYFLACPAYAASPIRSSSYAALKEAAFDIVVNGTSSSLSDTLPALPPGVFARRALAYDMMYGKGRTPFLAHAREQGGGILADGLGMLVEQAAESFLVWRGVRPATAPVIAMLKAP; encoded by the coding sequence GTGACGGACCGGTATGCCGTGGTGGGCAATCCCGTGGCGCATAGCAAGTCGCCCATGATTCATCACGCCTTTGCCAAGCAAACGGGCCAGGACATCGCCTACGAGCGTTTGTTGTCTCCTCTCGATGAATTCCTCCGAACGGTGGAAGGTTTTCGCGCAATTGGGGGCAAGGGTGTGAACGTGACCGTCCCCTTCAAGCTCGAGGCTTATCGCTTGGCCACGATACATTCCGCGTGCGCGCAGCTCGCGCAAGCGTGTAATTGCTTGCGCTTCGACTCAGATGCGATCTTCGGAGACAACACCGACGGTAACGGGATCGTGACCGACATCCAGCACAACCTGTCGGTCCCCCTTCGCGGCCAGCGCATTCTCATCATGGGCGCCGGCGGCGCGGTGCAAGGCATATTGGGCCCGGTGCTCGATTGCGCGCCCGCTCAAGTCATCGTGGCAAACCGCACCGAGGAAAAGGCGCGGCGCCTCGTGGATTATTTCCTGGCTTGCCCCGCCTACGCCGCCAGTCCCATCAGATCCAGCAGCTACGCGGCGCTTAAAGAGGCCGCCTTCGACATCGTCGTCAACGGAACCTCGTCCAGTTTGAGCGACACGCTACCTGCGTTGCCGCCCGGAGTGTTCGCGCGGCGCGCGCTCGCTTACGACATGATGTACGGCAAGGGGCGTACTCCTTTCCTTGCTCACGCGCGCGAGCAAGGTGGCGGCATTCTGGCCGATGGTTTGGGCATGTTGGTGGAGCAAGCAGCAGAGTCGTTTCTGGTGTGGCGCGGCGTGAGGCCGGCGACCGCGCCCGTCATCGCCATGCTGAAGGCGCCATGA